The following are from one region of the Pseudazoarcus pumilus genome:
- a CDS encoding complex I NDUFA9 subunit family protein: MNDRRILVTGGSGFIGSAVVARLVEQGCRVRVPTREPKRARRLADLDGVEIIEADVHDDATLARLAQGCEAAVNLVGVLHSRSGEPWGPDFDAAHVALPRRLVAALKAAGSAHLVHVSALGADENGPSEYQRSKSAGEAAVREGGDAPAWTILRPSVVFGPGDSFLNLFAQLTKFIPVLPLAGADTRFQPVFVGDVADVVARCLDDKAARGQTFELAGPTVYTLRELVLYVCQTTGRRRLVFGLPEPLGLAQAATMELLPNPPMSRDNVRSLRVDNVAHDAPLPFGLTPTALEDVAPGYLGRGAND; this comes from the coding sequence ATGAACGATCGACGCATACTCGTGACCGGTGGCAGCGGCTTCATCGGCAGCGCCGTGGTCGCCCGGCTGGTCGAACAGGGGTGCCGGGTGCGCGTACCGACGCGCGAACCGAAGCGCGCGCGCCGCCTGGCCGATCTGGACGGGGTCGAGATCATCGAGGCCGACGTGCACGACGATGCCACGCTGGCCCGACTGGCCCAGGGCTGCGAGGCCGCGGTCAACCTGGTCGGCGTGCTGCACTCGCGTTCGGGCGAGCCCTGGGGGCCGGATTTCGACGCCGCACACGTGGCCTTGCCGCGGCGACTGGTGGCGGCGCTCAAGGCCGCGGGCAGCGCGCATCTGGTGCATGTCAGCGCGCTCGGCGCAGACGAGAACGGCCCCTCCGAATACCAGCGCTCCAAGTCCGCCGGCGAGGCCGCCGTGCGCGAGGGCGGCGATGCGCCCGCATGGACCATCCTGCGCCCCTCGGTGGTGTTCGGCCCCGGAGACAGCTTCCTCAACCTGTTCGCGCAACTGACGAAGTTCATCCCCGTACTGCCGCTGGCCGGCGCCGACACGCGTTTCCAGCCGGTGTTCGTCGGTGACGTGGCCGATGTCGTCGCGCGCTGCCTGGACGACAAGGCCGCTCGCGGCCAGACCTTTGAACTGGCCGGCCCCACCGTCTACACGCTGCGCGAACTGGTGCTGTACGTGTGCCAGACGACCGGACGCAGACGGCTGGTGTTCGGCCTCCCCGAGCCGCTCGGCCTGGCACAGGCGGCCACCATGGAACTGCTGCCCAATCCACCGATGAGTCGCGACAACGTGCGCTCGCTGCGGGTGGACAACGTCGCGCACGACGCCCCGCTGCCGTTCGGCCTGACGCCGACCGCGCTCGAGGACGTCGCGCCGGGCTATCTGGGCCGGGGCGCGAACGACTGA
- the cca gene encoding multifunctional CCA tRNA nucleotidyl transferase/2'3'-cyclic phosphodiesterase/2'nucleotidase/phosphatase (catalyzes the addition and repair of the essential 3'-terminal CCA sequence in tRNAs without using a nucleic acid template; phosphohydrolase activities include hydrolysis of pyrophosphate, 5'-nucleoside tri- and diphosphates, NADP, and 2'-AMP with the production of Pi, metal-dependent phosphodiesterase activity for 2',3'-cAMP, 2',3'-cGMP, and 2',3'-cCMP, and hydrolysis 2',3'-cyclic substrates with the formation of 2'-nucleotides and 3'-nucleotides; these phosphohydrolase activities are probably involved in the repair of the tRNA 3'-CCA terminus degraded by intracellular RNases) — protein sequence MRSYVVGGAVRDELLGLPVRDRDWVVVGATPEEMLAAGFRPVGKDFPVFLHPDTNEEYALARTERKSGPGYKGFSFHAAPDVTLEQDLQRRDLTVNAMARDEYGEIIDPFGGRRDLAARVLRHVSPAFAEDPLRILRVARFSARFDEFSVAPETMGLMRDIVAAGEVEHLVAERVWQEIARGLMETHPQRMFAVLCESGALARLLPELDVLPADGRNALDAGLARAVARDAPLEARWAVALHRLDGDTARAVSERLKAPNEARDLALMLAREAASLRCALSVAETALNLLARCDALRRPERFSALLAAAHDCHPDFDPTPWRDALAAAQGVDAGAIATACADKREIPQRVREARIAAIAAGQSPAQGEWGRRS from the coding sequence ATGCGAAGCTACGTGGTCGGCGGCGCGGTGCGCGACGAACTGCTGGGTCTGCCGGTACGCGACCGCGACTGGGTGGTGGTCGGCGCCACTCCGGAAGAGATGCTCGCGGCGGGCTTTCGCCCGGTGGGCAAGGACTTCCCGGTGTTCCTGCACCCGGACACCAACGAGGAGTACGCGCTGGCGCGCACCGAGCGCAAGAGCGGACCGGGCTACAAGGGTTTCAGCTTCCACGCCGCGCCCGACGTGACCCTGGAGCAGGACCTGCAGCGGCGCGACCTGACCGTCAACGCGATGGCGCGCGACGAATACGGGGAAATCATCGACCCCTTCGGCGGGCGGCGCGACCTGGCCGCGCGCGTGCTGCGCCACGTCAGCCCGGCCTTCGCCGAGGATCCGCTGCGCATCCTGCGCGTGGCACGCTTTAGCGCGCGCTTTGACGAATTCTCGGTGGCGCCCGAGACGATGGGGCTGATGCGCGACATCGTCGCCGCCGGCGAGGTCGAGCACCTCGTGGCCGAACGCGTATGGCAGGAGATCGCGCGCGGACTGATGGAGACGCACCCGCAGCGCATGTTCGCGGTGCTGTGCGAAAGCGGCGCGCTCGCGCGATTGCTGCCCGAACTCGATGTCCTGCCCGCCGACGGACGCAACGCGCTGGATGCAGGCCTGGCGCGTGCGGTCGCACGCGACGCACCGCTCGAGGCACGCTGGGCCGTGGCGCTGCACCGACTCGATGGCGACACCGCCCGCGCCGTGTCCGAACGGCTCAAGGCGCCCAACGAGGCGCGCGATCTGGCGCTGATGCTGGCGCGCGAGGCCGCGTCATTGCGATGCGCACTGAGCGTGGCCGAAACCGCGCTCAACCTCCTCGCGCGCTGCGACGCCCTGCGTCGCCCCGAGCGCTTCTCCGCGCTGCTCGCGGCCGCGCACGATTGCCACCCGGACTTCGACCCGACGCCCTGGCGCGACGCGCTCGCCGCAGCGCAAGGCGTGGATGCCGGCGCGATCGCCACTGCCTGCGCCGACAAGCGCGAGATCCCGCAACGCGTACGCGAGGCGCGCATCGCCGCGATCGCGGCCGGCCAATCCCCTGCACAAGGCGAGTGGGGTCGTAGGTCGTGA
- a CDS encoding DUF2905 domain-containing protein: protein MLKWLIVILVIVFVTGMFRATLSRHLRLGRLPGDVHFNFRGRAYHFPFTSTLLLSAVAMLLLWSI from the coding sequence ATGTTGAAATGGCTGATCGTCATCCTCGTCATCGTTTTCGTCACCGGCATGTTCCGCGCGACGCTGTCGCGCCACCTGCGCCTCGGGCGCCTGCCCGGCGACGTACATTTCAACTTCCGCGGGCGAGCCTACCATTTCCCGTTTACCAGCACCTTGCTGCTGTCGGCGGTGGCGATGCTGCTTCTGTGGTCGATCTAG
- a CDS encoding glutathione S-transferase family protein, with the protein MITLYTWSTPNGRKVSIALEELGLDYDVKRIDITKGEQHAADFLAISPNNKIPAIVDEDGPDGHPIALFESGAILIYLAEKCGRLLPTGARERLDVLQWLMMQMGSVGPMMGQAHHFLRFAPEDVPYAKKRYSDETRRIYGVLDRRLAEHEWLAAGEYTIADIATFPWIARHEWQQVALEDFPNVKRWFDAIAARPAVARGMQVPG; encoded by the coding sequence ATGATCACCCTGTACACCTGGAGCACCCCGAACGGCCGCAAGGTCTCGATCGCGCTGGAGGAACTCGGGCTCGACTACGACGTGAAGCGCATCGACATCACGAAGGGCGAACAGCACGCGGCGGATTTTCTCGCCATCAGCCCCAACAACAAGATCCCGGCCATCGTCGACGAGGACGGGCCCGACGGCCATCCGATCGCGCTGTTCGAATCGGGGGCGATCCTGATCTATCTGGCCGAAAAGTGTGGCCGCCTGCTGCCAACCGGCGCGCGCGAACGACTGGACGTGCTGCAATGGCTGATGATGCAGATGGGCTCGGTGGGTCCGATGATGGGGCAGGCGCACCACTTCCTGCGCTTCGCGCCCGAGGACGTGCCGTACGCGAAGAAGCGCTACTCGGACGAGACGCGGCGCATCTACGGCGTGCTCGACCGCCGGCTCGCAGAACACGAATGGCTGGCGGCCGGCGAATACACCATCGCCGATATCGCCACCTTCCCGTGGATCGCGCGTCACGAGTGGCAGCAGGTGGCGCTGGAAGACTTCCCCAACGTCAAGCGCTGGTTCGACGCGATCGCCGCCCGACCCGCGGTCGCACGCGGCATGCAGGTGCCCGGCTGA
- a CDS encoding alpha/beta hydrolase — translation MVAGRRLEFISRLPEGEPRLQPLLFVHGAYTGAWCWDEHFLPFFARHGYAAHALSLSGHGDSDGRDVLDTLRIADYVDDVERAIERLPAPPVLIGHSLGGFVVQHCLTRLRPAAAALLCAVPPSGLAWSSLSMLMHHPSLLVTLNSILAGRSPDVENVREALFHQPVEHARLERFVRHSQPESMRAIWDMMGFDLPDRRRMHRVPLLVLGAEHDRLIPASEVLSAGRALGKSAEIVPGLGHAVMLERDWERVATRLLQWMQSLASQGADS, via the coding sequence ATGGTCGCCGGGCGTCGTCTCGAGTTCATCTCCCGCCTGCCCGAAGGCGAGCCCCGACTGCAACCGCTGCTTTTCGTGCACGGCGCCTACACCGGCGCCTGGTGCTGGGACGAGCATTTCCTGCCCTTCTTCGCGCGCCACGGCTATGCCGCGCACGCGCTGTCGTTGTCCGGTCACGGCGACAGCGACGGCCGCGACGTGCTCGATACGCTGCGCATCGCCGACTACGTTGACGACGTCGAGCGCGCCATCGAGCGCCTGCCCGCGCCGCCCGTGCTGATCGGCCACTCGCTGGGCGGCTTCGTCGTGCAGCACTGCCTGACGCGGCTGCGCCCGGCCGCGGCCGCCCTGCTGTGCGCCGTGCCGCCCTCCGGCCTGGCGTGGTCGTCGCTGTCGATGCTGATGCATCACCCCAGCCTCCTCGTCACGCTCAACAGCATCCTCGCCGGGCGCTCGCCCGATGTCGAGAACGTGCGCGAGGCGCTCTTTCACCAACCGGTCGAGCACGCGCGGCTGGAGCGCTTCGTGCGCCACAGCCAGCCCGAGTCGATGCGCGCGATCTGGGACATGATGGGCTTCGACCTGCCCGACCGCCGCCGCATGCATCGCGTGCCCCTGCTCGTGCTGGGCGCCGAACACGACCGCCTGATCCCGGCATCGGAAGTGCTTTCGGCCGGTCGCGCGCTGGGCAAGTCGGCGGAGATCGTTCCCGGCCTGGGTCACGCGGTGATGCTCGAACGTGACTGGGAACGGGTCGCCACCCGCCTGCTGCAGTGGATGCAGAGCCTGGCCAGTCAGGGAGCAGACTCATGA
- a CDS encoding pteridine reductase, with protein sequence MNDAPVILVTGAARRVGAEIARTLHAAGCRVLIHYRGSAEAAHALAQELQAERPGSAATLAGDLGEIAATQRIASDALACFGRIDGLVNNASSFFGTPLGHIDEAAWDDLTGSNLKGPLFLTQALAPALTQAGGAIVNIVDIHAERPLRGYALYCAAKAGLLGLTRALAVELAPRVRVNGVAPGPIEWPEDGQFPDTEREAIVADTLLGREGRPSDIAGAVRYLLLDAPYVTGQILAVDGGRSAHLATPGSTPGRV encoded by the coding sequence ATGAACGATGCCCCGGTGATTCTCGTCACCGGCGCCGCGCGACGCGTCGGCGCCGAGATCGCGCGCACCCTGCACGCGGCCGGTTGCCGCGTGCTCATCCACTATCGCGGCAGCGCCGAGGCGGCGCACGCCCTGGCCCAAGAACTTCAGGCGGAACGCCCCGGCTCGGCCGCCACGCTGGCCGGCGATCTGGGTGAGATCGCCGCCACACAGCGCATCGCGAGCGACGCACTGGCGTGCTTCGGGCGCATCGACGGCCTGGTCAACAACGCCTCGAGCTTCTTCGGCACGCCGCTCGGACACATCGACGAAGCCGCCTGGGACGACCTCACCGGCTCCAACCTGAAGGGGCCGCTGTTCCTGACCCAGGCGCTGGCACCGGCGCTCACGCAGGCCGGCGGCGCCATCGTCAACATCGTCGACATCCATGCCGAACGACCGCTGCGCGGCTATGCGCTGTACTGCGCGGCCAAGGCCGGCCTGCTCGGCCTCACCCGCGCACTGGCCGTCGAGCTGGCGCCGCGGGTGCGCGTCAACGGCGTCGCGCCCGGGCCCATCGAATGGCCGGAAGACGGCCAGTTCCCCGACACCGAACGCGAGGCCATCGTCGCCGACACCCTGCTCGGGCGCGAGGGCCGGCCGAGCGACATCGCCGGCGCGGTGCGCTACCTGCTGCTCGATGCACCCTACGTGACCGGCCAGATCCTGGCCGTCGACGGCGGGCGCAGCGCCCATCTGGCCACGCCCGGCAGCACGCCGGGACGCGTATAA
- the ttcA gene encoding tRNA 2-thiocytidine(32) synthetase TtcA: MNAPAEISRGTPQRLSNTAERLKKKLERGVGQAIADFDMIGDGDTVMVCVSGGKDSYTLLSCLLALRERAPVDFRIVAVNLDQKQPGFPAEVLPAYFETIGVEYRIVTEDTYSIVRDKIPEGKTTCSLCSRLRRGILYRTAREIGATRIALGHHRDDILETFFLNLFFGGRTKAMPPKLVSDDGEHVVIRPLAYCTEADIARFARAMDYPIIPCNLCGSQENAQRKHVKAMLQGWASEHPGRIESIFTALANVVPSHLMDDALFDFRGLTRATEVAEGDTAFDPPDLPAATLGGIRILG; encoded by the coding sequence GTGAACGCACCGGCTGAGATTTCCCGCGGCACGCCCCAGCGGCTGTCCAACACCGCGGAAAGACTGAAGAAGAAGCTCGAGCGCGGCGTCGGCCAGGCGATCGCCGACTTCGACATGATCGGAGACGGCGACACCGTGATGGTGTGCGTATCCGGCGGCAAGGATTCGTACACGCTGCTGTCGTGCCTGCTCGCGCTGCGCGAGCGTGCGCCGGTGGATTTTCGCATCGTCGCCGTCAACCTCGACCAGAAGCAGCCCGGCTTCCCGGCCGAGGTGCTGCCGGCGTACTTCGAAACCATCGGCGTCGAATACCGCATCGTCACCGAGGACACCTATTCGATCGTTCGCGACAAGATCCCCGAGGGCAAGACCACCTGCTCGCTGTGTTCGCGCCTGCGTCGCGGCATTCTCTACCGCACGGCGCGCGAGATCGGCGCCACGCGCATCGCGCTGGGCCACCACCGCGACGACATCCTCGAGACCTTCTTCCTCAACCTGTTCTTCGGTGGTCGCACCAAGGCCATGCCGCCCAAGCTCGTCAGCGACGACGGCGAGCACGTCGTGATCCGGCCGCTGGCCTATTGCACCGAGGCCGACATTGCGCGCTTCGCCCGTGCCATGGACTACCCGATCATCCCGTGCAACCTGTGCGGCTCGCAGGAAAACGCCCAGCGCAAGCACGTCAAGGCCATGCTGCAGGGCTGGGCGAGCGAGCACCCCGGACGCATCGAGTCGATCTTCACGGCATTGGCCAACGTCGTGCCCTCGCACCTGATGGACGACGCGCTGTTCGATTTTCGCGGACTCACGCGCGCCACCGAAGTGGCCGAAGGTGACACCGCCTTCGACCCGCCGGATCTGCCCGCGGCCACGCTTGGTGGCATCCGCATCCTCGGCTGA
- a CDS encoding FHA domain-containing protein produces MPTSCILVAEILGGPAPRAGAVADEAGHTLERCRNRIKLAVESNGGKCADTATPELQAGFASADAAVLAACEMIDRVHALPPARGARFALRVGLAAGDGDAAVTAASRLRALARAGEALLDACAARALSAPTRQFARIVPAPARIGIEAGAEFILRHAEDTLAPAVQPGSPRLRVHHAGRTLYVDERHPRLLLGRDATNDLVIGDPRASRIHATIAHRAGGFVLIDHSSNGCWIEGHGTEARCVKGNEAGLPGRGRLGLGAPATDGDSNRVDFEVG; encoded by the coding sequence ATGCCGACATCCTGCATTCTCGTCGCCGAGATTCTCGGAGGCCCCGCGCCCCGCGCCGGCGCCGTTGCCGACGAGGCCGGACACACGCTGGAGCGCTGTCGCAACCGCATCAAGCTGGCCGTGGAATCGAACGGCGGGAAATGCGCAGACACGGCCACGCCGGAGTTGCAGGCCGGCTTCGCCAGCGCCGACGCGGCGGTACTCGCGGCCTGCGAAATGATCGACCGCGTGCATGCGCTGCCCCCGGCGCGCGGCGCGCGTTTCGCGCTGCGCGTGGGGCTGGCCGCCGGCGACGGTGATGCCGCCGTGACCGCTGCGTCGCGCCTGCGTGCCCTGGCGCGCGCCGGCGAAGCCCTGCTCGACGCGTGCGCTGCCCGCGCCCTGAGCGCACCGACGCGCCAGTTCGCGCGCATCGTGCCCGCGCCTGCGCGAATCGGCATCGAAGCTGGCGCCGAGTTCATCCTGCGTCACGCCGAGGACACGCTGGCGCCCGCCGTGCAACCGGGTTCGCCGCGCCTGCGCGTGCACCACGCCGGGCGCACGCTGTACGTGGACGAGCGCCACCCGCGCCTGCTGCTCGGGCGCGACGCGACCAACGACCTGGTAATCGGCGATCCGCGCGCTTCACGCATTCACGCGACGATCGCGCATCGCGCCGGCGGCTTCGTGCTCATCGACCACAGCAGCAACGGTTGCTGGATCGAGGGCCACGGCACCGAGGCGCGCTGCGTCAAGGGCAACGAAGCCGGCCTGCCCGGACGGGGCCGCCTCGGCCTGGGCGCACCGGCCACGGATGGAGACTCGAACCGGGTCGATTTCGAGGTCGGCTGA